In the genome of Bradysia coprophila strain Holo2 unplaced genomic scaffold, BU_Bcop_v1 contig_494, whole genome shotgun sequence, one region contains:
- the LOC119082804 gene encoding aquaporin AQPAe.a-like isoform X3 yields the protein MKSTLLDTVSMFLAELNGVGFILFFGCMGCLNGAPHLQIALNFGIAVMTSVQIFGFISGAHFNPAVTVAALIYKKISVPMACIYFMAQMMGGFMGFGLLKLVIPTDTFSPANETNGPGLCTTIPRYDVTDFQALTIEFVATAVLILVCCAVWDERNSHLHDSVALRFGFVIFMLACSAGPFTGASMNPARSFAPALWNTHFDKHWIYWLAPMSAGVITTYIYRAVFWRPKVEDEHIANEEYALKDNTIS from the exons ATGAAGTCAACTCTTCTCGACACCGTCTCCATGTTCCTGGCCGAACTCAATGGCGTCggattcattttatttttcggctGTATGGGCTGCCTAAATGGAGCACCGCATTTACAGATAGCACTAAATTTCGGCATCGCTGTCATGACATCCGTCCAAATATTTGGCTTTATATCCGGTGCGCATTTCAATCCTGCCGTTACCGTTGCAGCActgatttacaaaaaaatatccgTGCCCATGGCATGCATTTACTTTATGGCTCAAATGATGGGAGGTTTTATGGGTTTCGGattgttgaaattggttaTACCGACGGATACATTCAGTCCAGCGAATGAGACGAATGGACCGGGCCTGTGCACGACAATTCCACGTTATGACGTGACGGATTTTCAGGCATTAACCATAGAGTTTGTGGCAACGGCGGTACTGATTTTGGTATGTTGTGCTGTTTGGGATGAACGAAACTCGCATCTACATGACTCGGTTGCTCTAAGATTcggttttgtaattttcatgcTGGCTTGTTCTGCTGGACCATTTACAGGGGCTAGTATG AATCCAGCCCGATCCTTTGCGCCAGCCCTCTGGAATACCCATTTCGATAAGCACTGG ATTTATTGGCTTGCACCGATGTCAGCAGGAGTAATAACGACATACATTTATCGTGCCGTTTTCTGGCGACCAAAAGTTGAAGACGAACATATAGCCAACGAAGAATACGCTCTCAAAGACAACACTATTAGTTAG
- the LOC119082804 gene encoding aquaporin AQPAe.a-like isoform X1, giving the protein MYGDANPSPKENRRRYFRGGHMKSTLLDTVSMFLAELNGVGFILFFGCMGCLNGAPHLQIALNFGIAVMTSVQIFGFISGAHFNPAVTVAALIYKKISVPMACIYFMAQMMGGFMGFGLLKLVIPTDTFSPANETNGPGLCTTIPRYDVTDFQALTIEFVATAVLILVCCAVWDERNSHLHDSVALRFGFVIFMLACSAGPFTGASMNPARSFAPALWNTHFDKHWIYWLAPMSAGVITTYIYRAVFWRPKVEDEHIANEEYALKDNTIS; this is encoded by the exons ACATGAAGTCAACTCTTCTCGACACCGTCTCCATGTTCCTGGCCGAACTCAATGGCGTCggattcattttatttttcggctGTATGGGCTGCCTAAATGGAGCACCGCATTTACAGATAGCACTAAATTTCGGCATCGCTGTCATGACATCCGTCCAAATATTTGGCTTTATATCCGGTGCGCATTTCAATCCTGCCGTTACCGTTGCAGCActgatttacaaaaaaatatccgTGCCCATGGCATGCATTTACTTTATGGCTCAAATGATGGGAGGTTTTATGGGTTTCGGattgttgaaattggttaTACCGACGGATACATTCAGTCCAGCGAATGAGACGAATGGACCGGGCCTGTGCACGACAATTCCACGTTATGACGTGACGGATTTTCAGGCATTAACCATAGAGTTTGTGGCAACGGCGGTACTGATTTTGGTATGTTGTGCTGTTTGGGATGAACGAAACTCGCATCTACATGACTCGGTTGCTCTAAGATTcggttttgtaattttcatgcTGGCTTGTTCTGCTGGACCATTTACAGGGGCTAGTATG AATCCAGCCCGATCCTTTGCGCCAGCCCTCTGGAATACCCATTTCGATAAGCACTGG ATTTATTGGCTTGCACCGATGTCAGCAGGAGTAATAACGACATACATTTATCGTGCCGTTTTCTGGCGACCAAAAGTTGAAGACGAACATATAGCCAACGAAGAATACGCTCTCAAAGACAACACTATTAGTTAG